In Meleagris gallopavo isolate NT-WF06-2002-E0010 breed Aviagen turkey brand Nicholas breeding stock chromosome 3, Turkey_5.1, whole genome shotgun sequence, one DNA window encodes the following:
- the GCM2 gene encoding chorion-specific transcription factor GCMb, which yields MKLTWDINDPKLPQEPERFDAFQEWPDGYVRLIYSSEEKNAQRHLSGWAMRNTNNHNCQILKKSCLGVVVCAGSCALPGGARLQLRPAICDKARQKQQKKACPNCNAALQLIPCRGHSGYPVTNFWRLDGKAIFFQAKGIHDHPRPESKLEAEARRSAIKKHMLSSQNSQKKRLLNSEAGRYHDSSGYVSNMQNLPSIDVPERVSIVTDTSFSIPAQPYPLPQNTDLYKMSYDSASFQEDQLLPYQKCPSQRIYVPRPCSYEFGVPPFISSSPYPSCYKDPANPPLDADPISLNGSHYNSLTSIDKSFDHTGRHYGLKPIWGKTGSGDRSDYGQMQTNTNHPYYGGEYSGKYGPSPSPMAPPLQTVITTTTKVSYQAYKPSMLKYSDNLCDMKNLQSYTHVAENVSGTIYSGMKIQEDFGMIKSALLYQHDPITTKSEPVESVEAYRYGLPPGNSYAEHEGQTLRFESTEY from the exons ATGAAGCTCACCTGGGACATCAACGACCCCAAGCTGCCGCAG GAGCCCGAGCGCTTCGACGCCTTCCAGGAATGGCCGGACGGCTACGTGCGCCTCATCTACTCCAGCGAGGAGAAGAACGCGCAGCGGCACCTGAGCGGCTGGGCCATGCGCAACACCAACAACCACAATTGCCAGATCCTGAAAAAGTCCTGCCTGGGCGTGGTGGTgtgtgcagggagctgtgccCTGCCCGGCggtgccaggctgcagctgcGGCCCGCCATCTGCGACAAGGCGCGGCAGAAGCAGCAAA AGAAAGCCTGTCCGAACTGCAATGCAGCCCTCCAGCTCATCCCTTGCCGTGGGCACAGCGGCTATCCCGTCACCAACTTCTGGAGACTGGATGgcaaagcaatatttttccaG GCTAAAGGAATCCATGACCACCCTAGACCAGAGAGTAAATTGGAGGCAGAGGCAAGACGAAGTGCAATTAAGAAGCATATGTTATCTTCTCAGAATTCCCAGAAAAAGAGACTTTTAAACTCAGAG GCTGGAAGATACCATGATAGCAGTGGTTATGTCAGTAACATGCAAAATCTGCCCTCCATAGATGTCCCAGAAAGAGTCAGTATTGTCACAGACACGAGCTTTTCAATTCCAGCTCAGCCTTACCCTTTGCCACAAAATACCGATCTCTACAAGATGTCTTATGACTCGGCCAGCTTCCAAGAGGACCAGCTGTTGCCATACCAGAAGTGCCCCAGTCAGAGGATCTATGTGCCCAGGCCATGTAGTTACGAGTTTGGAGTTCCTCCCTTCATTAGCTCCAGCCCTTACCCATCATGTTATAAAGATCCAGCAAATCCTCCCCTCGATGCTGACCCTATCAGTTTGAATGGATCTCACTATAATTCTTTGACCAGCATTGACAAGAGCTTTGACCATACTGGTAGGCATTATGGACTGAAACCCATCTGGGGGAAAACTGGCAGTGGAGATAGGAGCGACTATGGTCAGATGCAAACAAACACTAACCACCCTTATTATGGTGGTGAGTACTCCGGCAAATACGGTCCCAGCCCCTCTCCCATGGCTCCACCACTACAGACTGTCATCACAACCACCACAAAGGTGTCTTACCAGGCCTACAAGCCATCCATGCTGAAATACAGCGACAACCTCTGCGACATGAAAAACCTTCAGAGCTATACACATGTGGCTGAAAATGTCTCAGGCACTATCTATTCAGGGATGAAGATTCAGGAAGACTTTGGGATGATCAAGTCGGCATTGCTCTACCAGCACGACCCAATCACCACAAAGTCCGAACCAGTGGAGAGTGTGGAGGCCTATCGGTACGGGTTACCGCCAGGGAACAGCTATGCTGAGCATGAAGGACAAACCTTAAGGTTTGAGAGTACTGAATATTGA